The following is a genomic window from Pseudomonas lurida.
GCAAGGCATTACCGGCAGCAAGAAGGACTTCACCTCGCTGCCGTATAAGAACATCGTGGCGTATTCGGTGGAGACGTCCGGGACGTTTGATCTGGACTCGGAGCTGGAGATTTACTTTTCGTCGTTGGGGAAGGTGAAGTTCGAGTTCACGGGGAAGACGTCGATTGTGGAAATCTCGCGGTTGATTTCCAAGCATCTGCTGGGCTGATCGGCGGGCAAAAAAGACCTTGGCGTCCCGAGGTCTTCTTTACTGCAGGCGCGCTATTGCCTTAGGTTTTTCAGGCGCAGTTACCCTCAGTCAAAGTCACACCTTCACATATAAAATTTATAGCATGACCTCATAAGGTCCAAGCAGCTTACTTGTCTGTGCCAGCCCTTGTCGCATCAACATCTCAAGATAACTTCCCGCCTCCATCGGAGGCCGCTTCTCCCTAAGTGCCGCCGGGTAGAGAACACAAGCATCATATACAGCGGTAAAAGGCGAACACCTCATCCGTCATACCCCATTCCCAGCTCCTGGGCCTGATTCGCCAGCGCTTCCATTGCTTCCTGGCTTTCCTCATCTCGCCGCTGCTTGAACGCCATCAAATCCGAAAACCGGATTCGCCGATGCCGACCGGTTTTCGTAAAGGGAATAGCGCCTTCCTCCAGCATCTTGACCAGGTGTGGCCGTGAAACGTTAAGCAGGTCAGCGGCCTCCTGCGAGGTGAGTTCGGCATGCACCGGGACTACCTTGACGGCATTGCCGATAGCCAACTCGCCCAGGATATCCACCAACAGGCGCAGTGCTGAGGTTGGGAGTACGAGGGTGTGGGGTTTGTCTTCTTTGTCAAAGATGTCGATGCGCTGGGTTTCAAATTTGGTCGATAGCAAGGACGCCAATTCGCGCTGGCCTTGTACGGCGGCTTCGACTTCCTTTTCCAGCGGAAGGATCGTTTTGGGAAGGTGGTTGGTGATCATGATGCAGCTCCGGCGACACTTAATTCAGTTGCGACCGAAGCTAAACGAAACAAACGAAAATCGCAATATTCGAAACAAGTTGCCGAAAGAAGCACTGTCCACTTTTCCCACGCCAACCACCGAATTAAGCCGACATAA
Proteins encoded in this region:
- a CDS encoding PH domain-containing protein → MIDFNNKGFFKLKQNNEYAERVSALLLDGEEVVDAYKAMRDGVVFTTKRIIAVNVQGITGSKKDFTSLPYKNIVAYSVETSGTFDLDSELEIYFSSLGKVKFEFTGKTSIVEISRLISKHLLG
- a CDS encoding helix-turn-helix domain-containing protein: MITNHLPKTILPLEKEVEAAVQGQRELASLLSTKFETQRIDIFDKEDKPHTLVLPTSALRLLVDILGELAIGNAVKVVPVHAELTSQEAADLLNVSRPHLVKMLEEGAIPFTKTGRHRRIRFSDLMAFKQRRDEESQEAMEALANQAQELGMGYDG